The Besnoitia besnoiti strain Bb-Ger1 chromosome IV, whole genome shotgun sequence genome contains a region encoding:
- a CDS encoding hypothetical protein (encoded by transcript BESB_055600) encodes MRGGRGGRGGGSAGDRRPWVRDGTERRGPVIEEAPLYPPNPELQRAVPLDPSMGCLVLIHRLLTNYWRSSEFYIADRPPKPEVARYSNRSQNQVYDLELRKDATVSHCRKDYFPAELLQSKLLRPTRGSGRACAADSRRQRLKEMEQKESESKGADDKQRNTGAEEKNEDELFPAEELEDFGGDDYAHDYYADEDLDDHLEDADDGGVF; translated from the exons ATGAGAGGAGGCCGGGGCGGCAGGGGAGGAGGTTCTGCCGGAGACCGGAGACCGTGGGTTCGTGATGGCACAGAACGCCGAG GTCCGGTGATTGAAGAAGCTCCGCTGTACCCGCCGAATCCAGAACTTCAGCGTGCAGTCCCCCTTGACCCGAGCATGGGATGTCTCGTGCTGATTCATCGGTTACTGACGAACTACTGGCGGAGCTCTGAATTTTATATTGCTGATCGCCCACCTAAGCCGGAAGTTGCGCGGTATTCTAACAGGAGTCAGAATCAGGTTTATGACCTCGAGCTTCGAAAGGACGCAACTGTGTCGCACTGCCGAAAGGACTACTTTCCTGCCGAGCTTCTCCAGTCAAAACTGTTGCGTCCAACCCGCGGCTCGGGCAGAGCATGCGCTGCAGACTCACGCCGACAGCGCCTGAAGGAGATGGAACAGAAGGAAAGCGAAAGCAAGGGTGCTGACGACAAACAAAGGAACACAGGCGCTGAGGAAAAGAACGAAG ACGAGCTGTTTCCCGCGGAGGAGCTTGAGGACTTTGGCGGAGATGATTATGCGCACGACTATTACGCGGATGAAGATCTGGATGACCATTTAGAAGATGCAGATGATGGTGGCGTTTTTTAG
- a CDS encoding F5/8 type C domain-containing protein (encoded by transcript BESB_055610) translates to MRNHWFCLLALLCCGVCCSAQHDASDFYVFNDCSATSTEGPEFDAHRAIQPGTGYWSSSGGLTDDETVTWSGYLATSGKLKGIRVRWQYAPGEVQVTVSPNGVDYHVALPWRAASSSEAAYDEDILFPKDEDAKVVVIGMRRQIHGFYGINEARPLGSGEPLMMIIGGITSPAGEMCLQVEAGKFHSEGSSIVLDSCASALAAGDGRELWYSTPQMQLVGARTKPPKCITLEDGSTENGGKVVLADCLRAMEEGDGRSSWAFEGNSQLRLQRAGAWCMTQKNVNGASAGVGDITTSGGATATSSNSADEAHGAGKAIDKDTNTSWRSSPVEAEGQTVSLTVDLGKPSKVVSIRIQWEYPALSYEIYTSPDGKSYVQQAATPANPSVDSLDELHGALAQFIEIRMLKPHPRLGKSDENLFYGIYEVHVYANRLGSAVAPCAEAANSDDARDKYFVEYVTSFNPSLADKITSMESGVLLRQKALNSKAKELEALFPDMEACRSDKLQFAERMKRAAERAGKIFGEFKSAAGAERLRKNVLSGMKAGDSASSPADDCYSIKTSDSTAVSGFYWIMPKCATGPLRVYCDMTTGTSIYIWNGTPPRKPDATLDTVVTLDDIRKGCAQVGLEPMVPKSPQHFKSILSALYQMGFALKEKGAVPLAYDYSCLDGACTGEYRDLNDGVTDMTSFVLSQAEPESSSVNLDTAGLGLNGDKTSFFDLASAPVVALVCSVNTTEGERSAPNVDIDCETTAEGHEAFKGIANTNVVVECPEGCADDASLPVYGSDGVYAATSSICRAAIHAGLIKSGGVVNVSIESPRASYEGSVQNGIVSSALEKSPGARAIVSIRLGTIFKECPAFAFEEEVTSYPATSFLEAATENDTATMPLASEMGVEADIQDALQQTIQLIDRMHNVDPEIFMEAKEEAGMIVGIARKHLKPSEKFQRSQNAQVLEMFLGTESLASRLLEESGGMFQTLDQLGQKLHLVELQHLEQTGFESFKLHPGSMAFKDYFETFDSVRAKHGPSNWGYSASPIQGRRAAVGQSTSIVGTADTEGTYAMLRGRRFYDADIRISFYSVGSGSVGIAFKMRDFNNMYMLWMNQKARVKRLLRIEDSVPTILAERKDGGYVQGKWFNVRTETSKGVIRVCVEEEGSTEIEVFSVLDERFMVGTVGFFSSGMEGGVFFEGLEIKAKECATHAKAPAPAPPRCATFVDTFYGNPNSVYRKLDAADATGASGSWIYKANVGSRNKVLAQVNAVRGPSEIGTYVVIKGNRTCRNGYFAFEFFPQCTGGIVGGIFRFVSPQEYQVAELAPNELRIRAISNGHPRTVARTPASMSLNAWHRLEINFEGSTVYVHLEEPGGSTKHLAAEDLLGGQTRDGLVGFSAYNCGGVAFDSIQLAPYKLESVTPAASLFTTVSVTKACLETARIVHNNKHPMSHQGNDECHRQACERCCTEGSSPVEGLADDGEDILRDAVKREKAECTFECMKRSNRQENQVL, encoded by the exons ATGCGTAATCACTGGTTTTGTCTCCTGGCGCTTCTTTGTTGCGGGGTTTGTTGCTCTGCCCAGCATGATGCGTCTGACTTTTATGTGTTCAATGACTGCTCGGCGACTTCAACTGAAGGTCCCGAGTTTGATGCGCACCGTGCGATCCAGCCAGGCACGGGTTACTGGAGCAGTAGCGGTGGCCTCACAGACGACGAAACGG TGACTTGGTCTGGCTACCTGGCGACGTCGGGAAAGCTGAAAGGGATCCGCGTCAGATGGCAATATGCTCCAGGG GAAGTTCAAGTAACTGTTTCGCCCAACGGTGTTGACTATCACGTGGCCTTACCTTGGAGAGCAGCATCAAGCTCAGAAG CTGCCTATGATGAAGATATCCTCTTCCCCAAAGACGAGGACGCAAAGGTCGTCGTTATTGGAATGCGCAGGCAAATTCACGGCTTCTATGGCATAAACGAAGCCAGACCCTTGGGGTCAGGGGAGCCTTTGATGATGATCATTGGAGGCATTACAAGCCCGGCCGGGGAAATGTGCCTGCAA GTCGAGGCGGGCAAGTTCCACTCGGAAGGATCCTCCATAGTCCTTGATTcttgcgcctccgctctaGCTGCAGGAGATGGAAGG GAGCTCTGGTACAGCACACCTCAGATGCAATTAGTGGGCGCCAGAACCAAACCACCGAAATGTATCACACTGGAAGATGGAAGCACAGAAA ACGGAGGCAAAGTTGTCTTGGCAGACTGTCTCCGGGCTATGGAGGAAGGTGACGGGCGATCCTCGTGGGCATTTGAAGGCAACTCGCAGCTGCGCTTGCAGCGAGCTGGTGCCTGGTGTATGACGCAGAAGAATGTCAATGGTGCTTCGGCTGGAGTTGGCGACATAACaacgagcggcggcgctaCCGCCACCAGCTCCAACAGTGCCGATGAAGCCCATGGCGCGGGTAAAGCAATCGACAAAGACACAAATACGTCCTGGCGTTCCAGTCCGGTGGAGGCCGAAGGGCAGACCGTTTCTCTAACAGTCGATCTCGGTAAG CCCAGCAAGGTGGTCAGCATACGAATCCAATGGGAATACCCCGCACTCTCGTACGAAATCTACACAAGCCCCGATGGGAAGTCTTACGT ACAACAAGCTGCAACCCCCGCGAACCCCTCGGTTGATTCGCTCGATGAACTGCATGGAGCTCTGGCCCAGTTCATCGAAATCCGCATGCTCAAGCCACATCCACGGCTGGGCAAGAGTGATGAGAATTTATTCTACGGCATCTACGAGGTTCACGTATACGCGAACCGTCTCGGCTCAGCTGTGGCTCCGTGCGCCGAGGCAGCTAATTCAGATGACGCGCGAGACAAGTACTTTGTAGAATATGTGACGAGCTTCAACCCCTCTTTGGCTGATAAAATCACCTCAATGGAAAGCGGTGTTCTGCTCCGACAAAAAGCTTTAAATTCGAAAGCAAAAGAACTTGAGGCTCTTTTCCCTGATATGGAAGCATGTCGGAGCGATAAACTCCAGTTCGCTGAGAGGATGAAGAGAGCTGCTGAGCGGGCTGGAAAAATTTTCGGAGAGTTCAAGTCTGCCGCTGGAGCCGAACGGCTCCGGAAGAATGTTCTGTCAGGCATGAAAGCGG GCGATTCAGCGTCTTCACCGGCGGACGATTGCTACTCGATAAAAACATCAGACTCCACAGCTGTTTCTGGCTTTTACTG GATCATGCCCAAATGTGCTACGGGTCCACTTCGAGTGTACTGCGACATGACGACAGGAACTTCGATCTACATTTGGAATGGCACGCCACCTCGGAAGCCCGACGCCACTCTGGATACTGTTGTAACACTCGATGACATTCGGAAAGGATGCGCCCAAGTTGGGCTGGAACCGATGGTACCCAAAAGTCCGCAGCATTTTAAAAGCATTTTATCAGCGCTTTATCAGATGG GATTTGCCCTGAAAGAGAAAGGGGCTGTTCCTTTGGCGTATGACTACAGTTGCCTTGATGGAGCTTGCACCGGCGAATATAGG GACTTGAATGATGGAGTTACAGACATGACGTCTTTCGTGCTGTCGCAAGCCGAACCGGAATCGTCGTCGGTGAACTTGGATACCGCAG GGCTGGGGCTCAATGGCGATAAAACATCGTTCTTCGACCTTGCGTCGGCTCCCGTGGTGGCGTTGGTCTGCTCGGTCAACACCACTGAAGGCGAGAGATCTGC GCCTAATGTTGATATCGACTGCGAGACAACCGCTGAAGGACACGAGGCCTTCAAAGGCATCGCAAAC ACGAACGTTGTCGTAGAATGCCCTGAGGGGTGTGCTGATGATGCCAGCTTGCCCGTTTACGGATCGGACGGCGTATACGCAGCAACGAGCTCCATTTGCAGAGCGGCCATCCACGCGGGCCTCATCAAGTCCGGCGGTGTTGTGAACGTGTCTATCGAGTCTCCGCGGGCCTCATATGAGGGGTCGGTGCAGAATGGGATCGTATCATCTGCGCTCGAGAAGTCTCCGGGCGCAAGGGCCATTGTGAGTATTCGTCTTGGCACCATCTTTAAG GAGTGTCCCGCTTTTGCATTTGAAGAGGAAGTCACCAGTTACCCTGCCACCTCGTTCTTAGAGGCTGCAACCGAAAATGACACCGCAACTATGCCGCTCGCCTCTGAGATGGGGGTAGAGGCTGACATTCAAGATGCGCTCCAACAGACCATTCAGCTCATCG ACCGAATGCATAACGTGGATCCCGAGATATTTATGGAGGCTAAAGAAGAAGCGGGAATGATTGTCGGAATTGCACGAAAGCATTTGAAGCCTTCAGAGAAGTTCCAGCGATCCCAGAACGCGCAGGTCCTCGAAAT GTTCCTCGGCACGGAAAGTCTTGCTTCGCGCTTGCTCGAGGAATCCGGAGGAATGTTTCAGACACTGGATCAGCTTGGTCAGAAGCTGCACCTCGTTGAGCTGCAACATCTGGAGCAGACAGGATTCGAGTCTTTCAAGCTTCACCCAGGATCGATGGCGTTCAAGGATTATTTCGAGACCTTCGACAGCGTCCGGGCGAAGCATGGGCCCAGCAACTGGGGCTACTCTGCTTCTCCAATTCAGGGCAGGAGAGCAGCTGTAGGCCAGTCGACAAGCATTGTTGGTACCGCAGACACCGAGGGAACATACGCAATGttgcgcgggcgccgcttcTACGACGCAGATATCCGCATATCGTTTTAC TCTGTAGGATCTGGTAGCGTTGGAATAGCCTTCAAGATGAGAGACTTCAACAATATGTATATGCTATGGATGAACCAGAAAGCTCGAGTCAAGCGGTTGCTGCGCATCGAAGACTCGGTGCCTACTATCCTTGCCGAACGTAAAGACGGTGGCTACGTTCAGGGGAAATGGTTCAATGTCCGCACTGAAACAAGCAAGGGAGTGATACGTGTGTGtgtcgaggaggaaggctCGACAGAAATTGAGGTCTTCAG CGTCCTGGACGAGCGCTTTATGGTTGGTACTGTTGGGTTCTTCTCTTCCGGCATGGAAGGGGGTGTGTTCTTTGAGGGGCTCGAAATCAAAGCCAAAGAATGCGCCACCCACGCCaaagcgcccgcgcccgcgccaccGCGATGCGCGACATTTGTAGATACCTTCTACGGCAATCCCAATTCGGTGTATCGGAAACTCGACGCGGCTGATGCAACGGGCGCAAGCGGCTCGTGGATATACAAG GCAAATGTTGGAAGTCGAAACAAAGTTCTAGCTCAAGTTAACGCCGTCAGAGGTCCTTCTGAAATTGGCACCTATGTGGTCATTAAAGGAAACCGGACAT GCAGAAACGGATACTTCGCATTCGAATTTTTCCCTCAGTGCACCGGGGGAATAGTCGGAGGCATTTTCCGGTTCGTATCGCCACAAGAGTATCAAGTGGCAGAGCTAGCTCCTAACGA ACTTCGGATCCGAGCAATCTCCAACGGCCACCCCCGAACAGTAGCCCGCACTCCAGCGTCCATGTCCCTGAACGCCTGGCACCGCTTGGAGATTAACTTCGAGGGATCGACTGTGTATGTGCACCTTGAGGAGCCTGGTGGCAGTACCAAGCACCTCGCAGCTGAGGATTTACTAGGCGGCCAAACCCGTGATGGACTGGTCGGCTTCTCCGCCTACAATTGCGGGGGCGTGGCCTTCGACTCTATACAGCTGGCACCATACAAACTAGAGAGTGTCACACCAGCAGCAAGCTTGTTCACAACCGTCTCTGTGACTAAGGCATG TCTAGAAACAGCACGAATTGTGCATAACAATAAACACCCTATGTCTCACCAGGGAAATGACGAGTGCCATAGGCAAGCGTGCGAGCGTTGTTGCACAGAAGGCAGTTCCCCCGTTGAGGGCCTCGCAGATGACGGCGAGGATATCCTACGCGATGCTgtaaagagagagaaggcggaatGCACCTTTGAGTGCATGAAACGCAGCAATCGGCAGGAAAATCAGGTGCTTTAA
- a CDS encoding tetratricopeptide repeat-containing protein (encoded by transcript BESB_055620) has protein sequence MAHARPGSSGSSALPSKEQSLFKNMVSLYEHKHFKKAIKQADLILKKCPDHGETLSMKGLVLSNMRPEQKQEAYELAKRGLRCDLKNYVCWHVLGLIYRADKDYFEASKCFSQAVRLCPGNFQILRDLSNLQIHERNLEGFRETRRQILATRSQFIREWTAFALANHLCGSLDVAHDLLAEVEKQFEDAKDMDAYDKSEMILYSASILEQRGRLEDCLKYLKEREEKITDKMSMLEMQGRLALQLNRREEARQAFADLFKRNKDNDIYALCLLACDEDHELRRLCKLPIPQAEETRETACIELVPGCLASTGEGRAGWLPSAETRKALRRFAKLDPEVVPLTGWKRRRNSTPSPLFVVTRVPTDAEQDRLISFFEGLKTEYGKACSLPSYLVLSFLSGERFQRCLDAFLRPALRKGVVSLFSSLRRLYAPDRVPLVTALLESYVFHLEQDVSTFGPPGGSLAENGAAAARWGKREDVAPPAAASLLEDPASASKDEARLEGEMPMCLLYTYMLLAQHYDFLGWTDKALAVVGKAIQHTPTLVDLYLVKGRIYKHAGAYKEACDWHEMARSLDLADRYLNTKACCYLLRVNRSEEAASVAKLFSRQSDADGLHSMQCMWFEQKLGKCHLRNNEVGRALFEFNAVLKHFHDIKEDQFDFHPYCLRKFAYRAYISFLRMQNKLTSHMFFRRAARHFVRILLSLHDGELDLAKARAHAAQAQAAEQKADGSKKKSRQAAQVNNGQAATDAANKEDVSGAKILEKDPLETASEVVNQLLDTCGSDPHTHVLHYHVASRKKKTLASLLAVVRLWRLVERSRLNSRVIPLLLHFCRTASLEDIPEAYTEMAREVLEEVFGEPVVTTDALRAAGEKYWESVVDACKKNPWDFRLRRAAVEALAFTKQPISADLPFLAFQAFPRGVSEDALRFQSSMPTLRECEKLLEVLSKYETAKSATVSLKAICKARFPLAEKFC, from the exons ATGGCGCATGCACGCCCCGGAAGCTCGGGCTCCAGTGCCCTACCCAGCAAAGAGCAGTCGCTTTTCAAGAACATGGTG TCTCTGTACGAACACAAGCACTTCAAGAAGGCAATCAAGCAGGCGGATCTGATTCTCAAGAAGTGCCCGGACCATGGCGAGACTCTGTCCATGAAAGGCCTGGTGCTGTCCAATATGCGACCGGAGCAAAAGCAAGAGGCGTACGAGCTTGCCAAGCGAGGCCTGCGCTGCGACCTGAAGAACTACGTGTGCTGGCACGTTCTGGGATTGATTTACCGCGCAGACAA GGACTACTTCGAGGCATCGAAGTGCTTTAGTCAAGCAGTTCGCCTGTGCCCGGGGAACTTCCAGATCTTGAGGGACCTGAGCAATCTGCAGATCCACGAAAGAAACCTCGAGGGATTCCGCGAGACTCGCAGGCAGATTCTCGCCACCCGGTCGCAGTTCATTCGAGAATGGACTGCTTTCGCCCTGGCAAACCATCTG TGTGGATCCCTCGACGTCGCTCACGACTTGTTGGCTGAAGTGGAAAAACAGTTCGAGGATGCGAAGGACATGGACGCCTATGACAAGAGCGAAATGATTTTGTATAGCGCCTCGATCCTTGAGCAGCGTGGACGACTCGAGGACTGTCTGAAGTACCTCAAAGAACGAGAGGA GAAGATTACAGACAAGATGTCAATGCTGGAAATGCAGGGGCGTCTGGCTTTGCAGCTGAACCGCCGTGAAGAGGCGCGACAAGCTTTCGCGGATCTGTTTAAGCGAAACAAGGATAACGACATCTATGCCCTCTGCCTTCTTGCCTGCGACGAAGATCACGAACTGAGGCGCTTGTGCAAGCTTCCTATCCCTCAGGC AGAGGAGACCCGCGAGACCGCGTGCATCGAGCTCGTTCCGGGATGCCTGGCCTCGAcgggcgaaggccgcgcggggTGGCTGCCCTCTGCGGAGACTCGCAAGGCGCTTCGGCGCTTTGCAAAGCTCGACCCCGAAGTCGTGCCGCTGACAGGATGGAAGCGCAGACGCAACAGCACTCCTTCGCCGCTGTTTGTTGTGACGCGAGTGCCTACCGACGCTGAACAGGATCGCCTTATCAGTTTTTTTGAAG GCCTCAAGACCGAGTACGGCAAGGCGtgctcgctgccgtcgtATCTCGTTCTGTCATTCCTTAGTGGCGAGCGCTTCCAGCGGTGCCTCGACGCGTTCCTCCGCCCCGCTCTCCGCAAaggcgtcgtctccctcttctcgtctctgcggcgtctgtaCGCTCCCGACCGCGTCCCGCTTGTGACTGCGCTGCTCGAGTCGTACGTGTTCCATCTTGAGCAGGATGTCTCGACTTTCGGGCCTCCTGGAGGCAGCCTGGCGGAGaacggcgcagccgccgcgcggtgggggaagcgcgaagacgttgcgcctcccgcggcggcgtcgcttctCGAAGAcccggcctccgcgtcgaaGGACGAGGCGAGACTCGAGGGCGAGATGCCCATGTGCCTGCTGTACACCTACatgctgctggcgcagcacTACGACTTCCTCGGCTGGACGGACAAGGCTCTGGCCGTGGTCGGAAAG GCCATCCAACACACTCCGACACTCGTGGACCTGTATCTCGTCAAGGGACGCATCTACAAGCACGCTGGAGCCTACAAGGAAGCCTGCGACTGGCACGAGATGGCCAGAAGCCTCGACTTGGCTGACAG GTACCTCAACACGAAGGCCTGCTGCTACCTGCTGCGCGTGAATCGctccgaggaggcggcgagcgtaGCCAAGTTGTTCAGTCGGCAGTccgacgccgacggcctGCATAGCATGCAGTGCATGTGGTTTGAGCAGAAGCTGGGCAAGTGCCACTTGAGGAACAACGAGGTTGGCCGCGCGCTCTTTGAGTTTAACGCGGTGTTGAAGCACTTCCACGACATCAAAGAAGACCAATTCGACTTCCACCCCTACTGCCTTCGCAAGTTCGCCTACCGCGCCTACATCTCCTTTCTCCGAATGCAAAACAAACTCACCTCACACAT GtttttccgccgcgccgcgcggcactTTGTTCGCATTTTGCTGTCTCTGCACGACGGCGAACTCGACTTGGCaaaggcgcgggcgcacgcggcgcaggcgcaggcggctgagCAGAAGGCTGACGGGAGCAAGAAAAAGAGTCGTCAGGCTGCGCAGGTCAACAACGGCCAGGCAGCCACAGATGCAGCCAACAAGGAGGACGTTTCGGGTGCAAAGATCCTCGAAAAAGACCCTctggagacggcgagcgaggtGGTGAACCAACTGCTGGACACCTGCGGCTCGGATCCACATACCCACGTCCTTCACTATcacgtcgcctcgcgcaagA agaagacgctggcgtcgctgctcgcggTCGTGCGCCTTTGGCGTCTGGTcgagcgcagccgcctgAACTCTCGAGTTattcctctccttctgcaCTTCTGCCGTACTG CTTCCCTAGAGGACATTCCAGAGGCGTACACGGAGATGGCGAGGGAAGTTCTTGAGGAGGTCTTCGGCGAGCCCGTCGTGACGACAGACGCCctgcgcgcagcaggcgagaaaTACTGGGAGAGCGTTGTCGACGCCTGCAAAAAGAATCCTTGGGatttccgcctccgccgagccG CGGTAGAGGCGCTTGCGTTTACCAAACAGCCCATTTCGGCAGATCttcccttcctcgccttccagGCATTCCCACGGGGCGTGAGCGAAGATGCGTTGCGGTTCCAGTCGAGCATGCCCACGCTGCGTGAGTGTGAGAAGTTGCTGGAAGTTCTTTCAAAATATGAGACGGCGAAATCTGCCACAGTCTCTTTGAAG GCCATCTGCAAAGCCCGATTTCCGCTCGCCGAGAAATTCTGCTAA